In Nakamurella alba, a single genomic region encodes these proteins:
- a CDS encoding helix-turn-helix domain-containing protein, with translation MTQAVDEKSKEMFADAVCQLLRESRRRQKLTQAQVAARTGGLISKAALANYETGHRSLRVDVLWVIARALGESMGSLIATAERGIVHRPDRAGTAPVTIDLAIVRASTDDRLAPVRRWVELKQDTNTAGASAGVMVLDQGALNALSSLMGVTPAECRVILRSVAGRPLDGAPGAPIPAQEVPFGA, from the coding sequence ATGACGCAGGCGGTGGACGAAAAGTCCAAGGAGATGTTCGCGGATGCGGTGTGCCAACTGCTCCGTGAATCCCGCCGTCGGCAGAAGCTGACACAGGCGCAGGTCGCGGCCCGCACCGGTGGGCTGATCTCCAAGGCCGCACTCGCGAACTACGAGACCGGACACCGGTCGCTGCGGGTCGACGTGCTCTGGGTGATCGCCCGCGCACTGGGTGAGTCCATGGGCAGCCTGATCGCCACCGCCGAGCGCGGCATCGTGCACCGTCCCGATCGCGCCGGCACCGCCCCCGTCACCATCGACCTGGCCATCGTGCGCGCCAGCACCGACGACCGGCTGGCGCCCGTGCGCCGCTGGGTCGAGCTGAAGCAGGACACCAACACCGCTGGTGCGTCCGCCGGGGTGATGGTGCTCGACCAGGGCGCGCTGAACGCCCTGTCGTCGCTGATGGGCGTCACCCCCGCCGAGTGCCGGGTGATCCTCCGGTCCGTCGCCGGCCGCCCGCTCGACGGCGCCCCGGGCGCCCCGATCCCGGCCCAGGAAGTCCCCTTCGGCGCCTGA